Proteins encoded together in one Telopea speciosissima isolate NSW1024214 ecotype Mountain lineage chromosome 4, Tspe_v1, whole genome shotgun sequence window:
- the LOC122659099 gene encoding uncharacterized protein LOC122659099: MNVVAVCFVLSSLAPAGILSAQPDTQKQQLEAEKKVRADVIVKEGQRVIVFEYEKEGLSISPHKHKATDEIVDMSSTSTVGDRLSEAAMTIKERAKEAASVLPNLGQGLSTSTPPSDGAHQSTPGELICDTLGKCKHQVAGVFSKAKDIAQEGTEHAKEKAKAMAAHLFEEGSDKAKGVRDAVIDMTRIAGENLAGTISDKMKKTRDEAAGKMKQAEEKAEDVVKKSANQVKENLKEVFRRGHEVVFKAMRSRVSPENRGALMGVVRLLGFATAYGMSVWVTFVSGYVLAEAQLRQQFGIVQSKIYPVYFRAMAYSIGLSLLGLWFSQGRRRPEKVQSYNLLAFLMVLANLFYLEPRASKVMFERMKIEKEEGRGTDGADIVINKPPAPSHSQPVGVASTASTINGSSAADKGRVLNQRLKRFNTHLSFLNILTLMALTWHLVDLGHRLHFTC, translated from the exons atgaaCGTGGTGGCTGTTTGTTTTGTTCTGTCTTCGCTTGCACCAGCCGGTATATTGTCGGCACAGCCCGATACACAGAAACAACAGTTGGAAGCGGAGAAGAAAGTAAGAGCAGATGTGATAGTGAAAGAAGGGCAGAGAGTAATCGTGTTTGAATACGAGAAAGAAGGTCTTTCAATTTCACCCCATAAGCATAAGGCCACAGATGAGATAGTCGACATGAGCTCCACTTCCACTGTCGGAGACAGATTATCGGAGGCGGCAATGACAATAAAAGAGAGAGCCAAAGAAGCCGCCTCTGTTCTCCCGAATCTCGGCCAAGGTCTTTCTACTTCAACACCACCATCAGATGGCGCCCATCAATCCACTCCCGGAGAGCTAATTTGCGACACCTTGGGTAAGTGCAAGCACCAAGTCGCCGGTGTTTTCAGTAAAGCGAAGGACATAGCTCAAGAAGGAACAGAGCACGCCAAGGAGAAGGCCAAAGCCATGGCAGCCCACCTGTTCGAAGAAGGGTCTGATAAAGCGAAAGGAGTCAGAGATGCTGTCATCGATATGACCAGAATCGCTGGAGAAAACTTAGCCGGTACCATCTCCGACAAGATGAAGAAAACCCGCGATGAAGCCGCCGGAAAAATGAAGCAAGCCGAGGAAAAGGCAGAAGACGTGGTGAAGAAAAGTGCTAATCAGGTAAAAGAGAACCTGAAGGAGGTTTTCCGACGAGGACACGAGGTGGTTTTCAAAGCCATGAGAAGTAGAGTGTCGCCGGAGAACAGGGGGGCTTTGATGGGTGTAGTTCGGCTGCTTGGGTTCGCAACTGCTTATGGGATGTCCGTGTGGGTAACGTTCGTGTCGGGCTATGTATTGGCAGAAGCTCAATTGAGGCAACAATTCGGGATTGTACAGAGTAAGATCTACCCTGTTTACTTCAGGGCCATGGCTTACAGCATTGGGCTCTCGCTGCTCGGGTTGTGGTTTAGCCAGGGTCGTCGCCGGCCCGAGAAGGTTCAAAGCTATAATCTGCTTGCGTTTTTAATGGTCCTTGCCAATTTATTTTACTTGGAGCCTCGTGCCTCTAAG GTAATGTTCGAGAGGATGAagatagagaaggaagaagggagagggacGGACGGCGCAGACATTGTGATCAACAAACCACCGGCACCGTCGCACTCGCAGCCAGTCGGGGTTGCGAGCACTGCATCCACCATCAATGGCAGCAGCGCCGCTGACAAGGGAA GAGTGTTGAACCAAAGGCTGAAGAGGTTTAATACTCACTTGTCGTTCCTCAATATCTTGACTCTGATGGCTCTTACGTGGCATCTCGTTGACTTGGGTCATCGTCTGCACTTTACTTGCTGA